The genomic interval TGTTCGGATCAGACGTCATTCGTTTTACAGATTTGATCGCATATTTTATAAATCCGAGTGCAAGTGCTTATCAATTTACGTTAGAAGTTTTACGTCTTCCCCGCATTACACTTGCCATTCTTGCAGGGACAGCGCTCGGTCTTAGTGGACTCCTATTACAAAATGTCCTGAAAAACCCTATTGCTTCCCCTGATATTATTGGAGTCACAGGAGGCGCGAGTTTAAGTGCTGTGCTATTTATCACATGGTTTAGTTATTTAAGCATTCACCTTCTCCCACTATTCGCCATTACGGGAGGAACGATCGCAATGTTCATCTTAATGTCATTTCAAAAGAACCATCAAATTCGTCCCTCGACCCTTATCATTATTGGCATCGCATTACAAACAGTGCTCATGGGTATCACACAAGGTCTATTACTTACAACCAAACAACTCTCTGCCTCTAAAGCGTATACGTGGCTCGTTGGGAGTTTATACGGCGCTTCTTTTCAAGACAGTCTCATCTTATGTGGTGCACTCCTCTTGATGACACCTCTATTATGGGTCATCATACCACGCATGAAAATTGCTGCTTTACATGAATCTGTCGCAACAGGACTCGGCCTACATATTCAACAAACACGGCTGTTACAAATTATCGTTGCGACATTACTCGTATCCGTCGCTATTAGTTTTGTAGGGAATATTGGCTTTATCGGGTTGATTGCACCCCATATCGCTAAAACACTGATTCGAACAAGTACAGTCAAACAATTCATCATGACGGCTTGTATCGGTGCTATTTCGTTAATGGTGGCTGATTTAATCGGTCGCACACTCTTTTTACCGAAAGAAGTCCCAGCCGGTGTATTCATCGCAGCATTTGGCGCCCCCTTCTTTATCTATTTATTACTCACCGTCAAAAAACTATAGACGTCGCGGTATAACAAAAACGGTTGTAGATGAGAAATCCCCTTCTCTCCTACAACCGCTTTTTATGTGATTTGTTCTTTTTTCGACTTCGATACTGTTTGATGTAGCCATATAGAAGCACAATGATGATGATAAAAAATTCTATATTCACATAAGTCGACAACATTTCATGATGAATCAGTCTATTTTCTAAAAGCTTAAACAATAGGACAATCATTAAAAGCACGATAAAAACTTTTTATTGTATATGCTTTCATTTCTTTTAACTCACTTCCTACCTTCTCTCCCACAAAAGAAAATGGCGTGTGATTGAGTTGAAAATGCAAATCATATCTAGCTTTTCTCATTTCCGCACTTTCAAGAATAGACATCACCACACCCAGATTGCAAGAACCGGGCAAGACTCCTGAGGCAAGGCTCTGGGAAGCGCAGACCGGTTCAGCAATCTACAGCAGCGTCCCACTCTAATTCACGTACAATGAAATGCTTAACAACACCAAATCACTCTGCAATTTCTCCAAAAATCACTTCTGCATTCTGATAACTCAACACAATCTTCTCGCCCTCATTTTCTAGCTCCAACAAGCGATTAATATCATCTTTCTCAATCACTTTAACTGTATCACCAATCGATAGTGCCTTACTCGATAAGAACACCAACAATTCCGAACGATCTCTAACACGACGAATCGTCACGACATCGCCTTCTTCAAAAGAGAGGAGCGGTATCTTGTATATTTCTTCAAAATGATTATCACGCGGTATCACACCGCCATGAGGACACGTTTTGGGATATTTTAGAAGCTCATCTAATCGTTCGACAAAGAGTTTCGACACTCGATGTTCTAATACTTCCGCTTCTACGTGTACTTCTTCCCAAGTATAGTTCAATACTTCAATGAGAAACAGTTCAATGAGGCGATGGCGTTTAATCACATCTAACGTATATGACAAGCCAAGCTCGGACAATTTGACACCTTTATATGGCTTCGTCATCACATAGCCTTCCTTTTCCAATCGACCGACCATTTCACTGACGGATGGTGGCTTGATGTTTAAAAAGCGAGACAATGTTTTGTTCGAAACATACGTATCTATACCATCATGACTTAAAATCGCTTTAAGATAGTCTTCTTTTTCCTCAGTTAACATATGTTCACCTCTCTCCAATATTCACTTCATTGTACCACGAAACGAATTCATATTGACAATTTTCAATTTATCATATAAATTTATTAGGGTATCCTAATATTTAGTGAAGGTGGTGTTAATTATGCTGTCTATAGAAAACTTAAACTTGCACCTTGGTCAAAAGCACATCCTTAAAAACATATCTTTAAATTTACCTTTTAATGGCGAAATGATAGGCATTATGGGACCGAATGGGAGCGGAAAATCATCCCTCATCAAATCAATCATTGGGGAATTGCCTGCGAAAGGGAAAGTCACACTGAATCAACAGCCAGCGCAACAACAATTGACGAATATTACATATATTCCACAAAAATCTGTACTGGATCTGGACTTTCCAATTAATGTACAAGATTTAGTTTTAACAGGTTGCTATCAAGAAATTGGTTGGTTTCGACGTGTTCCTAAAGCAATTCGAGAAAAAAGGGATGCACTTTTAAAAGAACTCGAACTTTATGAATTACGCAAACGACAACTTCATGCATTGAGTGGCGGACAATTACAACGTGTCTTTATTGCACGCGCACTGATGTCTGATAGTCTCGTCTACCTTCTAGATGAGCCGTTTGTCGGTATCGATTTCAAAAGTGAGCGGATTATTTTTGAGAAGTTGCAACACTTAAAACAACAAGGGAAACTGATTTTAATTGTACACCATGACCTTTCAACAGCAGGACAATATTTTGATCGCATTCTTCTTCTGAATCAATCTATCGCATTTTTGGGAGACAGCGTTGAAGCATTACAGCCTGAAAATATCGAATCTGTATTTTTAAGTCGTTACCATCAAGCCAAAGAAGATACACCTATGCACAGAAAGGAGTCGGCACAACATGTCGTTCGTTCAACACCTCTTTGAGTATCAGTTTTTATCACGTGCGATGTTAACAGCCATCTTAGTCGGCATCGTTTGCGGTGTCGTCGGTTGTCTCATTATTTTAAGAGGATTATCGCTGATGGGAGATGCGATGAGTCACGCGGTCCTACCTGGTGTGGCACTCTCATTTTTAATGAATATTCCGATGTTTATCGGCGCAATGATTACGGGGATGTTAAGCAGCATTATGATTGGATATATTTCTGATGCTTCAAAAACGAAAAAAGATGCTGCTATTGGGATTACTTTCACTACTTTTTTAGCACTAGGGATTGTACTCATTAGTGTGATTCATTCAGCCACTGATTTATATCACATTCTTTTTGGTAACATTCTCGCGATTACCCAATCTGCGTTTCATACTACATTCGCTGTCAGCACGGTCGTTCTCGCATTGATTTTAATACTATACAGACCGCTCAAAATGTCGACGTTTGATCCGATTTTTAGTCGTATGAGTGGCTTAAACACGACATTGATTCATTATTTTGTCATGTTATTACTCGCACTTGTCATTGTCGCAAGTGTGCAAACAGTCGGTGTCATTTTAGTGGTGGCTTTACTCATCACACCCGCTTCAACAGCGTTTTTATTTACTAAAAAATTGTCCACGATGATGATTGTCTCTAGTATATTTAGCGTCATCAGTTCAACGTTGGGTATTTATATGAGTTTTAAAATGAATTTACCAAGTGGTGCCGTCATCGTGCTCATTTCAGCTGTGTTATATGGCCTTACTTTCGGCATCATTAAACTAAAAAATTTATTACAAAAAGGAGCATTTCAAACATCATGATGAAACGAATTTTCGCCTTAGTGATTCTCTCTGTGTTACTCGCTGCCTGTGGTATCAACAAAGGAAACGAATCCGAGCATAAATTAAAAATCGTCACTACGAACTCTATTCTTTACGACATGACTAAAAATATTACAGGAGATGACGCAGAAATTCATTCCATCGTCCCTGTTGGTCAAGACCCTCACGAATACGAAATTAAACCGAAAGACGTTCAAGCGTTAACTGACGCTGATGTCATTATTTACAATGGTTTCAACCTTGAAAGTGGTAACGGTTGGTTTGAGAAAGCATTGAAACAAGCAAACAAATCGATTAAAGATGATACAGTCATTCAAGCTTCTAAAAATGTAAAACCGATTTACTTAAAGCAAGGTGAAAAATCAGAACATAATATCGACCCACATGCTTGGCTCAGCTTAGGAAATGGAATTGAGTATGTTAAAACGATTAAAGCAGCTCTTGAAAATGTAGATAAAGCACATGCTAAAGACTACGACAAACAAGGTTCTGAATACTTAACAAAACTTGAAAAATTAAATAAAGAAAGTAAAGATAAGTTCAATGATATTCCGAAAGAAAAACGTGTCATGATTACAAGTGAAGGTGCGTTTAAGTATTTCGCTCAACAATTTGATGTGAAACCAGGTTACATTTGGGAGATTAATACAGAAAACCAAGGTACACCTGAACAAATGAAGCAAGCTGTTGATTTTGTTAAGAAGAATCATATTAAAAACTTATTACTTGAAACAAGTGTGAGCGATAAGAGTATGAAGAGTCTTGGTGAAGAAACAGGTGCTAAGATTTACGGTACTGTTTATACGGATTCGATTGGTAAAGAAGGTAGCGATGGAGATTCGTATTATAAAATGATGGAATCGAATATTAAGACGATTCATGAAAGCATGCAGTAATTTTTAGAATTCTAAAGATTGCTTCTAGTCACTTTTAATTGCTGAATCAGCCCCTCGTTATTACGTCTTTGTCATCGTTGATTACTATCTTGGACTCGCGTTCCTAGGGGACTTGCCTCAACTCAATTCGGCTTGATTAAAATGCACACTGGATGGAGGCCGAATTGGATTTTCGGCTGCGTCTGATCCCTCAGGAGTCTCGTCCAGATTTGTAATCCATACGATGACAACTACACTGAAAGCAAGGGCTGATTCCAGCAATTTTAAATGAGACCTCCATCTCAACCAAAATAGAATGATAAAATCCCTTTCTCTATGAAATAAAAGTTTCGACTTCTTATTCATAGAGAGAGGGTTTTATCTTTTGATACGTACACGATAATATTAAAATTGCAAACTTAAGATAACAATATATTTCATTCCAAAAATTCGCCCTTGTTGCTCTTGCAAATTGCCAATCAGGCTAAGACTTCTGAGGCAATAGCTGAAGCGGAAAATCCAATTTGCCTTCTTCTTTATTTATCAATCTTAGGCAAATTGAATTGAAGCTTCAGCGCCTCGGAAAGCGAAGCCATGATGGCAACAATAAAAATACATATTCACAGAGAGGGGTATTTTTGTATATTTCAACTAAGCATCGTCTTTATCTAACCGTGAATAGATACGTTTACGGCGTTTGGCACGTTTTTCGATACGGATTTGACGTTTGGCTTCTTCGTCCAAATGTTCTTTATTCAAATCTGTATTTTGTTGAGCGGCATTTTTTTGATACATGTAAGCACCTGTACGATATGCGGCTCTTGAGATGAGATGACCGCCCACTGGTGCAGTAATGTTAATAAATACTAATGCTAACAATGTCCGTACACTGTAATAACCTTGTGCAATGATAAAGTAAATGAATACGCCGACGAGTGTTAACAGTACTGATGCAGTCGAAGCTTTGGTCGCGGCATGAATCCGTAAAAACACGTCTCTAAATCGGACTAAACCAATGGCACTTACTAATGCGATAAGACTTCCCGCGAATACAAGAAAGGCTGCTAAAAGTTCAATGATATCATTTGTCATCGCCATGAAAGACATTACCTCCTTCGATAAAACGGGAAATTGTGACCGAGCTTAAAAATGAAATGATCGCAATGAGCAATACTGAATCTAAAAATGAAAATGTTTCAAATAATAGACTGAGCACCCCTACTGTCGACATTAAAATCGCACTAATGGCATCAAAAGCGACAACACGATCTGCAGTGGTTGGTCCTTTGACAAGACGAAATAATACGACGACTAACGAAATTGCAAAAATCACTAATGCGCTTGATAAAAAGAATTGCGTTAATTGCTCAATCATTTCGTCACCTCCACGATTAATTCCTCATATTGTTTAATACTTTTAAGTAAGCTCTTTTTCTCTTTTTCAGTCGTATCAATCGCATGAATTAAGAAAATGCTCGGTTCACGATTCACACGAATAACTGTTGATCCCGGCGTAATAATGATGAGAATCGTTAAAAACGTAATTTCCCAATCTTTATCTAATTGTGTTTCATATGTGACTAATCCTGGATCCATTTGATTCGTTTTGAAAAGGACGTAATTCGTAATTGAAATCGTTGCCGTCAATAATTGATATAAATAAACGGCTAGAAACTTAATAGACACCCATATTTTTTTCGGATAAAATTCTTGATCGAAAAATTTATGCACAACATAGATGACTACGATACCGATAATGTAACCAGTCACAAACGTCGTGAGTCGAAATGCATCTTCATCTTGGAATAGCACCCACAAAAATGCAATCATTACATTTAAACCAATTTGTCTCATCTAACTGCCACCTCGCAGTTCTGGATTCACCATTTTTTCATATTGATGAATGTCCATTGATAAATCTGTCGCTTGTTCAGTCACTTTATAAATCATTGGCGCAAAAAGACCCATTGCTAAAGTGACACCTGTCATAAACATGACGATGGCCTTACGATTCGCTCTAATCGGTTTATAATCCATTTCTGCACCTTTGACATCATTGCCAGCATACATATAAAAGAAGACGCGGAATAAACTAAACATCCCGATTAAACTCGTTAAAATCATCAATGTTAAGCCGATATAATGTTGATGTTGAATCGCACCCATGAAAATCAATAATTTCCCGGGAAAACCACTTAGCGGCGGCACACCTCCAATAGCTAATGTAACCACAATAAACGCTACACCGAGCCATGGTTCTTTTTTGGCGAGCCCTTTTAAATGACGATATTGACGATAACCTGTCGTATAAACGATGATACCAATAATGAAAAACAATAACGCTTTAACAATCATGTCATTGACTAAATAAAATATCGCTCCATTAACGCCATAAAATGTATGCGTTCCGAGACCAAATATGACGAAACCAATCGATAAGACGACCTGATACGCAGCAATTTTTTTAATGTCTTTATACGCAACTGTACCAATCGCCCCGATGAGCATCGTCAGACAAGCCATAACAATGAGTAACGGTTCGACAATGTCACCGCTCTGATTAAAAATAAGGGTAAAGAATCGAATTAGTGCATAGGCGCCTACTTTTGTCATTAATGAAGCAAACAACGCGGCAAGTTCTGGATTCAATACCGCATACGCTTTAGGCAACCACATAAATAGCACTAACGCGGCTTTCGAACCAAATGCGACAATGAATGACATCGCGACTAAATGAATTGCGGTTGGATCATGTAACTCTTGAATTCTTATCGCAATATGTGTGAAGTTCAACGTCCCGATTTGGCGATACAACAAGCCAATCCCAACTAGGAAAAACCAAGATCCTATCACATTTAAGACGACATAAATGATACTCGCACGAAGTTGTTCTACAGATTGACCCAGTGTGACGAGTACAAATGACGCCAATAACATAATTTCAAACATGACATATAAATTGAATAAGTCAGCCGTTAAAAATGAACCGACGACACCTGTAGTTAAAAATAAAATAAAGGGTAGTAAATAGTAGCGACTGGCACGTTTTTCCCCACGTCCAAAGCCGAATGCAACAATCATGAAAACGACTAAAAAGGTTGTCGTCACTAATATAAGACTTAAAGGATCTCCCACGTATTGAATGCCAAACGGGGCTGGCCAATCACCAAAGTCTAATGTCATCGGGCCGTGTTTCATGACATCGATTAACATCATTAAAGAGACGATAAACGAAATCAATAGCGCACCTAATGCAATACGTCGAGATAAACGCACTTGTCGATGCAAAATCACTAGAAATAAAGCGCATATGAGAGGCACAAGAATTGGAACGGCTAATAAATTGTCATTCATCTTCTTCACCTCCAGTCAAAACATCAATTTCATCTTCTTTCGTCACTTTAAACGTACGATATACTAACACGAGTAAAAAGGCCGTAATCGCAAAACCAATGACAATCGCTGTTAACACAATCGCTTGTAACAATGGGTCGACAAAATTTTGATTACTCCCCACAATTAACGGTTCGGTTTTTTGAGGTGTATACTCTCCCATACTCATAATGATTAAATTACCCGCATGTGTAAAAATTGCAATACCGATCACGATACGTATTAAGTTTTTCGATAACACCATATATGTGCCGATAAAAACTAAAAATCCGATGATGATGAGTAATATAATATTCATGATTTCCCTCCACTCAACGATAGAATGGTTGTGACAACGACGCCAACAACACTTAATGTGATGCCCGCTTCAAAAAACATAATAGTAGAAATATGCACTTCACCAAAATACGGGAATTTGACATACCAATCGGCCTGATACAAAATATTTTTGCCGAAAAACACGGGAACAATCGCAGTCGTTAAAGATACTAAGGCACCGATAATCATTAACTTTCTAAAGTCGATTGGCAGCGCGTCTAACACTTGAGCGACATCAAAAGCTAAAAACATTAAAATAAATGCAGAACTTAAAATTAATCCCGCAATAAAGCCGCCTCCTGGATTGTTATGACCCGCCAAGAAGAGGTAAAAACCGAATGTCAAAATGATGAATATGACAATACGCGTGACTGTTTTAAGGACTAAATCATTCTCTCTCATCTTGACCTCTCCTATCTTTATAGTTAAGTAACGTGTAAATACCTAAGCCCGCAATAATCAACACTAAACCTTCTGCTAACGTGTCGAGTGCTCTGAAGTCTCCTAAAATCGCATTCACGATATTTTTACCGCCTGACTTTTCATACGCATCATGGTAAAACACAGAAATGGTTTCTAACGCGCTCGCTTGTTGAATCGTAAATACTAAGCCAACGACAGTAATGGCTGTAATGAGTGATACCGCGATTTTAACCACTTCTTTTTTAATGTTAAATTGACCCCGTGGCACGTTTGGGAGTCTTGAAAAGCTGACAATAAATAGCACAGTCGTAATCGTTTCAGTCACTAATTGCGTCAATGCTAAGTCTGGTGCGCGCATTAAAATGAAAAATAATGTGACAATGTAACCAATACCGCCCGTCAAAATGACCATCGTTAAACGTTGACGAATAAAAATGAGCGCAAAACCAATCAACATAATGGTAACGAGTAAAAGGATGTGGAAAATATGGTAATCCGTCACTTCGATATCGTAAAGTTCTGGTACACCCGCACGTATTAAGCCGTATACATTGATAGCAAAATAAATGAGTAGCGTTACTATAATGTATGAATTCAATCGATTGTTCATTAAATGACGTAAACCATAACTTGAAGCACTTTCCATAGACTGGCATGATGTACGGAAAATGTTTTCCACTGATAATGCACTTTCTTTAGACGATAAAAAGCGTGTGCGTACACGATCAACTAAGAACACACCGATGATACCTAAAACAATGACCGTCACACTCATCAACAACGGCAAGTTAAAGCCATGCCATTGTGCGAGATGTGGTGCCGTTTGAACGATAGCCTCCGAGTGTACCACTCCTCTAAAAGCTGGCTCAATGATATGTGTACCGACCCACTGTGGCACGATAAAGATGAAGGGTAAACAACATGCCAATACGGTCGCTGGTAAAATCATCGCACGCGGTTCATGCACATGACGTTCTACACGTACCTCTCCGAAAAAGGTCGTTTTAATTAAATGCAAGGCGTAAATGAACGTAAAAATACTTGCCAACCATCCGACCAATGCAATCACAATCATGAGTGGAACATTAAACGCGCTTAAATGATGTGCTTCTATTAAACTTTCGAAAAACATCTCTTTACTGATGAAGCCGTTAAACAATGGCACCCCTGCCATCGCTAATGAAGCAACAAACATGACAACCATTGTCACAGGTAAACGACGTCTCAAACCACCGAGCTCTCGAATATCACGAGTGCCTGTTTCGTGATCAATTAAGCCGACACCCATGAATAATGTACCTTTAAACAATGCATGATTGAACAAATGAAAAATCGCCGCAAACAGCACATAGGCATACATTTCAATCATATGCGTGTCTGTCGCTTGTGCAATACCGCCACCGAGGCCGACCATCGACATGATCATCCCGAGCTGACTAATAGTGGAATAAGCGAGAATCCCTTTCAAATCATATTGTTTAAGCGCAGTCATCGAACCGAAAATCATTGTGAGTAAGCCCACACCTGTCACCAAATAACTGTATGCATCACTCAATCCAAGCAACATCGTATAGCGGAGTAACAAGTAGATACCTGCTTTTACCATTGTCGCAGAATGTAAATAAGCACTCACTGGCGTTGGAGCTGCCATCGCTTTCGGTAACCAAAAATGAAAAGGCCACTGTGCGGATTTCGTAAACGCACCTAGCAACAGCATCAACATGATTGGTATAAATAATGGATGTGCTGCAATGTCATGACGTTGACTCAGCTGTTCACTGATTACATTCGTTCCTGTGACAAAATACAACATGATAAATCCAACGAGCATGGCCAAACCGCCAAAGACCGTCACCATAAAGGACGTCACTGCCCCTTTTTGACTTTCTGAAGTATCATACCAATAACTAATTAATAAAAATGATGACACGCTCGTCAATTCCCAAAATATATAAAGAATGATGGTATTATCGGAAAGCACAATGCCCAACATACTGAACATAAATAAGACAAGATACAAATAAAAACGAGGTAAATCGTCATGTTGGTGTGATAAATAGCGTGTCGCATAGAAAAATACTGCCACACCTATGAGTGAAATCAGTAGCGCAAAGAATAGACCAAGTCCGTCTAAACGCAAAATGAGGTTAATATCTAGTGCAGGGAACCATTGAATTGTTTCAACGATTTGCTGATGATTTAACACTTGAGGAGCATAAAAAATAAACACAATTGATGACATTACAGGTGCAAGCATCGCAATCCAATGCGGTAAACGTTTCGTCTGCCATTGCATTGAGATGACAAGTGCACCCATAATAACAGTCAAAATAAGTAACAAACCACTGAGCATCAGCACGCCTCCTTTTCTCTATTTTTATAAGTTTAAAGCGATTGTCGTATCCATTTCTTTTTTAGACACACCGATAAATTTCATCGTTTCATGCGACGTTTGGTGCCCGAGATACTTTTGAATCATTGAAATAGAAATGCCTGATTGATACGCGTGGTAGGCAAAAGTTTTTCTCAAAGTCGTTAAGCCGATATGTTCGATACCTAATTGTTGTGCCGCTGTGTTAATAATGCGATATGCTTGTTGTCGACTCAGTCCTTTTTGTGTCCGTTTAGAGCGAAATAATAAGTCCGTCTTGATTAACGCCTCAGCATCGATATACGCCTTTAACTCTTCTCTTAAATTGTCCGGGATACGCACACCAACCTCCTGATTTTGAGACACATCCCATTTCTCAATGACAGTGCCACCATCATTCATCACTTGACCGACGCTTAAATTTAACAATTCCACTAACTTAACGCCAGTGTGAATCGCAAACTTAAAAAACAAATAATCACGCATTGAATGGGATTGTAAAAAATCATACATCCTATGAATATCTCTCGTTTCACGAATTGGATCCACGCAATTCACTCGTTTTCCCTCCCTTATGTTTCTTATTTAATTATAAACTACATTTAAGTAACATTAAACAACTTTCGCAAAATTTTTTCTCATTAGGGGTGTGATTTTTAGCGTTGGATTTCGATATATAAAGTGAAAGGAGGTCAGAAACATGAACATCAATCACTTAACACTTATTCTGACGCAAACAACAACATCAGCAGAGGGAAAACCTAAGAAAGCATCACGTCGATTTACACAGTTAAAAACGGACGCTTCACACGAGGACTTAAAAGCTTTCAGTCAAATTATTGAAAAGTTGACTGGCGAGCAGTATGACGCAATTGAATTAATGACATCAGAAAATATTCAATAAAAAGGAGCAAGTACGATGAACGTTAAAACTTTAGAAATCACTTTTTTAGACGCATTGCAAAAAACTTTCAAATTAAGTTTGCCTAACATTAAGGGGCCAATCACAAAAGAATTAGTTCAAGAGGAAGCAGAAAAGTTAGTGGCATTAAATGTATTGAAAACGATTCATGGCCCTGTAGTTAAAGTTGCAGGCGCTCAAGTCATTGATAAATCTGTCATTGTGTTGTTTTAATATGTAACATGATTGAAGTGGCCAGGATGTCTAAATATCCTGGTCTTTTTGCGTCTATATGATGAGATTGTATGAATCTATCGGTATACCCTTGATTTCAAATCCGAATACGTACAAATAAAAAAGACCGAGAGATATTCCCAGTCTTTGTAAGTTGAAATTAATATTAGGTAGCTTCGGATGAATTGACACAAAAATTTAAGAGGCACATCATTTCGGACTATCAAAAATTTGATATCTTGCTACTTTCTTAATCCTTATATTCACACATTAGGTTGATAGTTCGGACGAATTCTCACTTCATCACCATAAAAAACCTTATACTTCCCAAGCTTTTGACAGATCGCATATTTTTCGTATACTTCATCAATACGTGCTAACGTTTTATAAAATTTAAAAGGATTAAGCACTTCAACATACTGCCCCTCTTCAAGCTTTGATGACGCATTAACATTAATAAAAAAGAGATGCTCATCAATCACACGTACGATTTCATGTTCCTTCAAAATATCACAACTTTCCTTTAACTTCATTCTTAGTCATGGTGTGGTTACCAATGATGATCATACATTTTCACATGCAAGATTTACTATATTTTATTATCGCCTTATAATAATCAATAGGTTTCAAACGACATCCTTCATCCTGTATGTCTTCCTGTGAAATTGTTTGCAATCAAACATAGCACTATCACATAGACATTTTGCTATAATAATAACACAATTAAACAAA from Staphylococcus sp. MI 10-1553 carries:
- a CDS encoding DUF2922 domain-containing protein codes for the protein MNVKTLEITFLDALQKTFKLSLPNIKGPITKELVQEEAEKLVALNVLKTIHGPVVKVAGAQVIDKSVIVLF
- a CDS encoding DUF4040 family protein, producing the protein MLSGLLLILTVIMGALVISMQWQTKRLPHWIAMLAPVMSSIVFIFYAPQVLNHQQIVETIQWFPALDINLILRLDGLGLFFALLISLIGVAVFFYATRYLSHQHDDLPRFYLYLVLFMFSMLGIVLSDNTIILYIFWELTSVSSFLLISYWYDTSESQKGAVTSFMVTVFGGLAMLVGFIMLYFVTGTNVISEQLSQRHDIAAHPLFIPIMLMLLLGAFTKSAQWPFHFWLPKAMAAPTPVSAYLHSATMVKAGIYLLLRYTMLLGLSDAYSYLVTGVGLLTMIFGSMTALKQYDLKGILAYSTISQLGMIMSMVGLGGGIAQATDTHMIEMYAYVLFAAIFHLFNHALFKGTLFMGVGLIDHETGTRDIRELGGLRRRLPVTMVVMFVASLAMAGVPLFNGFISKEMFFESLIEAHHLSAFNVPLMIVIALVGWLASIFTFIYALHLIKTTFFGEVRVERHVHEPRAMILPATVLACCLPFIFIVPQWVGTHIIEPAFRGVVHSEAIVQTAPHLAQWHGFNLPLLMSVTVIVLGIIGVFLVDRVRTRFLSSKESALSVENIFRTSCQSMESASSYGLRHLMNNRLNSYIIVTLLIYFAINVYGLIRAGVPELYDIEVTDYHIFHILLLVTIMLIGFALIFIRQRLTMVILTGGIGYIVTLFFILMRAPDLALTQLVTETITTVLFIVSFSRLPNVPRGQFNIKKEVVKIAVSLITAITVVGLVFTIQQASALETISVFYHDAYEKSGGKNIVNAILGDFRALDTLAEGLVLIIAGLGIYTLLNYKDRRGQDERE
- a CDS encoding tyrosine-type recombinase/integrase, which translates into the protein MNCVDPIRETRDIHRMYDFLQSHSMRDYLFFKFAIHTGVKLVELLNLSVGQVMNDGGTVIEKWDVSQNQEVGVRIPDNLREELKAYIDAEALIKTDLLFRSKRTQKGLSRQQAYRIINTAAQQLGIEHIGLTTLRKTFAYHAYQSGISISMIQKYLGHQTSHETMKFIGVSKKEMDTTIALNL
- the sroA gene encoding sigS mRNA-stabilizing protein SroA, whose translation is MNINHLTLILTQTTTSAEGKPKKASRRFTQLKTDASHEDLKAFSQIIEKLTGEQYDAIELMTSENIQ
- a CDS encoding monovalent cation/H+ antiporter subunit B, with the protein product MRENDLVLKTVTRIVIFIILTFGFYLFLAGHNNPGGGFIAGLILSSAFILMFLAFDVAQVLDALPIDFRKLMIIGALVSLTTAIVPVFFGKNILYQADWYVKFPYFGEVHISTIMFFEAGITLSVVGVVVTTILSLSGGKS